From Nicotiana tabacum cultivar K326 chromosome 22, ASM71507v2, whole genome shotgun sequence, one genomic window encodes:
- the LOC142176124 gene encoding uncharacterized protein LOC142176124 — MRIQLLGKNKLGLNDGTLKREDVEENLGHQWDRCNAIILGWIMSFVSKELITGVVYVKNECRVWEDLKEHFDKINASRIYQLHKEIETLHQGSNSVSTYFTKLKELWDEYESMIPACRNREFVEHLYRRKLMQFLMGLNENYEQAQSQILMTNPTPNVNKAYAMIIERKIQRTISKVSVMNTSSDVTAFMTINGGSFKEIFRDRIIDQGRTAIFIVISAK; from the coding sequence ATGAGAATCCAACTGTTAGGTAAGAACAAGTTAGGGTTAAATGATGGTACactaaagagagaagatgtcGAAGAGAATTTAGGTCATCAATGGGATAGATGTAATGCAATTATTTTAGGATGGATTATGAGTTTTGTTTCGAAGGAATTAATTACAGGAGTAGTATATGTTAAGAATGAATGTCGAGTCTGGGAAGATTTGAAGGAGCATTTTGATAAGATTAACGCATCTAGGATTTATCAATTGCACAAGGAGATTGAAACTCTGCATCAAGGATCTAATAGTGTGTCAACGTATTTTACTAAGCTCAAGGAGCTTTGGGATGAATATGAGAGTATGATTCCAGCTTGTCGTAACAGAGAATTTGTTGAACATTTGTATAGACGAAAGTTAATGCAGTTTTTGATGGGGCTTAATGAGAATTATGAGCAAGCGCAGAGTCAAATTCTTATGACAAATCCTACTCCTAATGTGAATAAAGCATATGCAATGATCATTGAGAGAAAAATCCAAAGAACTATCTCTAAAGTGTCTGTCATGAATACGAGTTCAGATGTCACAGCTTTCATGACTATAAACGGTGGAAGTTTCAAGGAAATTTTTAGGGACAGAATCATAGACCAAGGAAGAACTGCAATTTTTATTGTGATTTCTGCAAAATGA